From one Anguilla rostrata isolate EN2019 chromosome 12, ASM1855537v3, whole genome shotgun sequence genomic stretch:
- the tnfaip1 gene encoding BTB/POZ domain-containing adapter for CUL3-mediated RhoA degradation protein 2 codes for MSGESCLRPPSPPAGHAHPGAKAGGPRGAEGAGPGLGLGAGLGGKYVRLNVGGTLYYTTVQVLRGQDTMLRAMFSGRMEVFTDKEGWVLIDRCGKHFGSILSYLRDSTVTLPKTRQGIRELLAEAKYYLIQGLVATCQSALQDSKEQALCMIPVITSAKEEERLIQTCTKPVVKLLYNRSNNKYSYTSNSDDHLLKNMELFDKLSLSYSGRVLFIRDVIGDEICCWSFYGQGRKLAEVCCTSIVYATEKKQTKVEFPEARIYEETLNALLYETLPVPDNSLLEATRRRHCGSHSEEEEGGDRDRDRDRDRDRDRVRRIHVKRYSTYDDRPLGH; via the exons ATGTCGGGGGAGAGCTGCCTGCGCCCGCCGAGCCCGCCcgccggccacgcccaccccggCGCCAAGGCCGGCGGCCCCCGcggcgcagagggggcggggccggggctggggctgggggcggggctcggcggCAAGTACGTGCGGCTGAACGTGGGCGGGACGCTGTACTACACCACggtgcaggtgctgaggggacAGGACACCATGCTCCGCGCCATGTTCAGCGGCAGGATGGAGGTCTTCACCGACAAGGAGG gctgGGTGCTGATCGACCGCTGTGGGAAGCACTTCGGCTCCATCCTGTCCTACCTGCGGGACTCCACAGTCACGCTGCCCAAAACCCGGCAGGGCATCCGGGAGCTGCTGGCCGAGGCCAAGTACTACCTGATCCAGGGCCTGGTGGCCACCTGTCAGAGCGCCCTACAG GACAGCAAGGAGCAGGCACTGTGCATGATTCCAGTTATCACCTCTGCAAAGGAAGAGGAAAGACTCATCCAGACCTGTACCAAG CCAGTGGTTAAGCTGCTGTACAATAGAAGCAACAACAAATACTCCTACACCAG CAACTCGGACGACCACCTGCTGAAGAACATGGAGCTGTTCGACAAGCTGTCCCTGAGCTACAGCGGCCGCGTGCTCTTCATCCGCGACGTGATCGGGGACGAGATCTGCTGCTGGTCCTTCTACGGGCAGGGCCGCAAGCTGGCCGAGGTCTGCTGCACCTCCATCGTCTACGCCACCGAGAAGAAGCAGACCAAG gtGGAATTTCCGGAGGCGCGTATCTACGAGGAGACGCTGAACGCGCTGCTGTACGAGACCCTGCCCGTGCCGGATAACTCCCTCCTGGAGGCCACGCGGCGGCGCCACTGCGGCTCCcacagcgaggaggaggagggcggggaccgggaccgggaccgAGACCGGGACCGGGACAGAGACCGCGTGCGCCGTATACACGTCAAGAGGTACAGCACCTACGACGACCGGCCCCTGGGACACTGA